Part of the Moraxella ovis genome is shown below.
TTTCAATTATTTTGATGGGCAGTCTTTGATTTGCCACCCTGCCTAACTTCTGCTACACTAACTCAAATCCATTTAACCAATCAGCCATGACCATTCGCGCCTTTCTTGGCGGCTCATTCGACCCTGTACATCTGTCACACCTACAGATGGCGACACACGTGCATCAGGCGATTAGCCAATTCATTCAAAATGATCCACGTGGTCAATTTGCCCAGATTGATGTCAGTCTACTGCCCACGGCAGGCAACCCCTTTAAGGGCAAACCCACAGCAGATACTCATCGCCTAGAGATGCTGCACCTTGCTACCCAAGGCACGCCCATTAACATCGACACGCACGAGCTGACTCAGACGCCACCCGTCTATACCATCAATACTGCCCGTCATCTGCGTCAAATTTACCCCAATGATCGGCTGATTTTTATCATGGGACAAGACAGTCTACACGCCCTACCTACTTGGAAAGACGGCGATGAGATTTTGGATTTTGTGAATATTTGGGCGTTCATGCGCGGTGATTTTAAGCCCGTTGGTGATTTATCCGATCAAGTATTAGAAAATTTAACGGATGATTTAGGTGAATTTTTGCCCCAAAACGGCAGAATCTATCAAGACAGCACGCCCATCACCGCCATGTCATCATCCATGGTTCGTAAGATGCTTACAGATCACAACCCAGAAGCAAGGCAATTTTTGACAAAAATGGTGCTGGATTATATTGACAAACACGCCATTTATGCCTAAATTATGCTATAATAATCAGTTATTCAACACGAAAGTCGATCAAACACATGACCAACAAACAAAACACTCAAAACCTAAGCCTAGATGAGCAAGTTAAACTTGCCACCGAAGCTCTGGACGACCTAAAAGCCAAAGAAATCACCGTAATGACGGTTGAGCATTTGACCGAAGTTGCCGAGCGCATCGTCATCGCTAACGCCACTTCAAAACGCCACGTTAAGGCACTTGCTGACAAGCTCGGCGCTGCTGCCAAAGAAGCAGGCCTGATGCCACTGGGCCGTGAAGGCGATAAAGACAGCGACTGGACATTGGTGGACCTAGGCGCGGTTGTGGTGCACATCATGACCCCGCAGGCTCGCGAATTCTATGACCTAGAAGGTCTTTGGTCATCACCAGAAGCCCTGCAAGCTCTGGCTGTCCAAAAAGCGTAATTCACACACCCTAAACCGCCCTAACTCACTAGGGCGGTTTTTTATTTGCCAAAAATCTTTTATAATAAGTGATTTAAAATTTGGAAAATGATACTTATGGACTTGGACGACCTTATCAGCTTTGACCGCACCCACCTTTGGCACCCTTATGCCAGCCTGCCACCTACCTATGACAATCATCTCATCAGTCATGCTGATGGTGTACAGCTCTACATGGCGGACGGCACGCCACTCATAGACGGTATGTCGTCATGGTGGGCAAGCATTCACGGCTACAACCATCCCCGCCTAAACCATGCCATGACAGAACAGCTTGGCAAGATGGGCCATGTGATGTTTGGCGGACTCACCCACGCACCTGCCATTGAGCTTGGCGAGCGACTTTTGGGCATCACCCCCAAAAACTTGACCAAAATATTCTATGCCGACAGCGGTAGTGTGGCGGTGGAAGTCGCCCTAAAAATGGCACTGCAATACCAACTGGCACGGGGTCTGCCCCACAAAAACGCCTTTGCCAGCACGCACTCGGGCTATCATGGCGACACATGGCATGCCATGAGCGTATGCGACCCTGTGAACAGTATGCACGCCATGTACGGTAAACAGCTCCCCACGCAGTATTTTTTGCCGTCTCCGCCTTTGGGTTTTGATACGCCACTGAATGATGAGACACGGCTTGACATGGATAGGTTTTTTGGGCGGTATCATGACAGATTGGCAGGGTTTATCATCGAGCCGATCGTACAGGGGGCAGGTGGTATGCGGTTTTATTCACCCGAGTATCTGTCGCACCTGCACGCCCTTTGTCAGTATTATGACGTGCTACTGATTTGTGATGAGATAGCCACAGGCTTTGGGCGAAGTGGGGCGATGTTTGCGGTCAATCACGCAGGTATCTGCCCTGACATCATGACCCTTGGTAAGGCATTGACGGGCGGTTATATGAGCTTTGGGGCAACCATGACCACCGATAAAGTGGCAAATACCATTCATGACAGCCTCTACCCTGCTCTCATGCATGGCCCTACATTCATGGGCAATCCCTTGGCGTGTGCGGTGGCGTGTAAGAGCATTGATATGGTACTGGCTATGGATAGCCCAACTGTCGCTCGTGCCATGCAGGACAAGCTCTCTGCCCACCTGTCGCCATTAACATCATGGCAACAAGTGGCGGACGTACGAGTGCTTGGAGCGATAGGCGTGATTGAGATGAGGCAGCCGATAAATATGCCCATTTTTCAGGCACTGTTGCCAAAATACGGCATTTGGGTGCGACCCTTTGGCAAACTTGTGTATCTAATGCCTGCGTATGTGATGAGTGATGAGGATTTGGCGTTATTGTGCGGTAAATTGGTTGAGCTTTTAAAAGAGTATTTTTACGGAGACACGCCATGACCACCCTATTCATCACAGGCATCGACACTGACATCGGCAAAACTTATGCCACAGGGGTACTGGCTCGCCACCTGCTTGATTATGGTAAATCGGTCATCACCCAAAAGCTGATACAAACAGGCGTGACAGGCAACATCGCCGATGACATCATCACGCATCGCACGCTGATGGGGATAGACTTATATGAAGTGGACAAAGATGGTACGACCTGCCCCATTACACTTATCAAGCCTGCCAGTCCGCACTTATCGGCTCGCCTAGAAAATCAAACCATCGATGTTTGCCAAATTGACCACGCCACCCGTCTTTTGGAGCGTCAATTTGATACCGTGCTGTTAGAGGGGGCAGGTGGAGTACTTGTGCCTTTGACAAACCATCTTTTGACATTAGATTACATCAAAACGCACGACTATCCTGTGATTGTGGTTACATCGGCTCGCTTAGGTAGCATCAATCACACCCTACTGACCTTAGAGGCGATACACGCTCGGGGGCTTAGACTCTTTGCGGTAGTGTTTAACCATCACTTTGATACTGATGGCGACATCAGTGCCGACACGCTAAGCTTTTTGCAAAACCATGTGAGAGAAAATTACCCCACCGCCTTATTTTTGCGACTTGATGGCGGGCAAATCATGGCATTTGATGAAGTGGCGGATAGGTTTTAGACAACCTTATAATACCACGCATACCGCACCCCAAAACCAATCTCCATAAGGCTTGCCAAAATCCGCCCCGTCAGCCCCCACACCACCTCAGGCACACCGTCATCATCGCAGTCATAGACCCACGCAGGGGTGTGGAGTTTGGCAGTTTTGTTGGGTGGCATTCTTTGAAATGCCCGATCCATAGGGACGGTTTGTAGAACTTCAAAGGGTAGCCAAAACAGCCGAGCTATCTCGTCCTCGCTGGGGACGAGCTTATCCACCACCTCCGCCCCCACGCAGGCGACCACAGGACGAACCAGTAAGCCCTTTTTGGAAATCTGCATCGGCAAATACCCCAAAATCTGGGCGTCCGCCCCAACAAGACCCACCTCCTCGCACGCCTCACGCAAGGCAACTTCTGCCGAGCTTTTGTCCGTGTCATCTCGTTTGCCACCGACTAAGGACACCTCCCCTGCATGGCTATTTAGACTAGCCGACCGCCGTGTGAGAAGAAGGCGTGGGCGCGGCTCATCGGTGATGACAATCAGCACACACGCCTGTGGGGGTGGGTTGTCATTTAATAATTTTTGATAATGCTTTATCGCACCCTCACGCACCAGCCCCGTCAAAAGCTCGTTGTTATCCGTATAAGGCAAAATATCCACGCCCCGATAGTCCGCTAGGGCTTGGGCGAGCGTATAAAAGCGGTGCGTGATTGGTAAATTTACCGTTTGTTTATCTATAAATACGCTGTCTTTATCATTCATAAAATCATTTGTCATTTTACTTATTTTCATTTAAACTGACCCTATTTATCCTATCATACCATCATGTCCTTTTGCTTACAATGCGGCCGCCCCGCCGCCCACGCCATCCCCGAAGGCGACACTCGTCCACGCCTGGTCTGCACGTCCTGCGGTCATATTCATTACGAGAATCCCAAGATGATCTGTGGGGTACTTGCCCTTCATCAAGATAAAATCCTGCTGTGTCGCCGAGCCATTGAGCCACGTTATGGACTGTGGACACTCCCTGCTGGCTTTATGGAAAATGGCGAAACCATGGCGGACGGCGCAAAACGTGAAACGATCGAAGAAGCCGAAGGCGTGGCGGAGAATCTGAAACTCTACGCCCTATTTGATTTACCCCAATGGGGGCAGATTCACGCCATGTATCTTGCCAACTTACAAGACGGTAAATTTGGCGTTGGTAGTGAAAGCTTAGAATGCGGACTATTTTCCCCTGATGAAATAGACATGGAAAATTTGGCGTTTGAGACGGTCAAGCAGACCATTGAACATTATTTGGCAGATAAAGCAGCATTGGAAAAATTAGGCAAAGACAGTGATGACTTTAGCAATTATCCCCTGCATGAGATCTGTATTGATACCCACCTTGTAAAATAAATAAAAACCACAGAATCACTCCTGTGGTTTTTATTTTTAGATGATGCCTCTTGATTTTAATAAGGCCGTGATATCGGGCTTTCTGCCCATAAATTTTTCAAATAGTGCCATCGGCTCATCCGACCCACCTTGGGACAAGATGACATCCACGAAATCCTGCCCTGTCTTGCGGTTGAACAACCCTTCTCTTTCAAATCGGGTAAAGCCATCACTGGCAAGCACTTCAGACCATAGGTAGCTATAATAGCCCGCCGAATAGCCACCTGAGAAAATATGATTAAAGCTATGCCCCGTACGAATCCACTCAGGGTCATTCATCACAGAGATATTCTGACGAATGTCTTCGCGAATTCTTGCAATCGCGCCGTGATCGCCCGCCTGATATTCAGAATGTAACCTAAAATCAAACAAGCCAAATTCAAGCTGACGAACGATATTGGTCGCTGATTGATAATTCTTGGCCTCAAGCATCTTATCAATGATGTCTTTTGGCAGCGATTCGCCCGTTTGGTAATGCTTAGAAATAAGCGCAAGCGTATCTACATCCCACGTCCAATTCTCAAGCATCTGACTGGGAAATTCCACCGCATCCCACGCCACGCCATTAATGCCTGACACCGCCTGCATATCAACCTTAGTCAGCATATGATGCAACCCATGCCCAAACTCATGGAACAATGTCTCCACTTCGCCATGCAACAGTAGCGCCGGCTTATCATCGCTGGCACCGCCAAAATTACATACAAGCATCGAGACTGGCAGTTGAATCTCGCCATCGCTCGTCTTATAGCGCCCAATCACACTGCTGTGCCAAGCGCCACTTCGCTTATTCTCACGCGTAAATAAATCCAAATAAAAAGACGCAACGTGCTTACCACCCTTGAATAATTCAAAGAACCTCACACCCTCATGGATGACAGGCACACTCGTCTTTTCACGCACACGCACACCAAACAGACGCTCGGTCAGCTCAAACATGCCCGACAGCACCTGATCAACAGGGAAATACACTCTTAGTGCCTCCCTGTCAATGCTGTAGCGTTCTTGTTTTAACTTCTCAGACAGATAAGCAAAATCCCAAGGCATCAGCGTGTCAGATTCTGCCAACAGTCCATTTTGTTTGGCGTATGCTTCTAATTCTTTGACTTCTGCTTTGGATTTGTCATGTGTTTTTGCCAATAAATCATTTAAGAACTCTAACACTTGTGCTGGGCTTTCTGCCATTTTTTTGGCAAGCGAATATTCGGCATGCGAATTAAATCCTAAAAGCTTGGCGCGTTCTAGTCTTAGTTCTGCCAGCTCATTCATGATGGGTGTATTGTCCCACTTGCCGGCATTAGGTCCTTGATCGGATGCGCGAGTGCGATACGCCTCGAACATTTGTCGTCTTAATGCTCGATCATCAGCATAGGTGACGATGGCGGCATAGCTTGGATAGTCGAGTCCGAAGCAATAACCCGCGACACCCTTCGACTCGGCTGCCTTCTTAGCACTTGCCAAGGCGATGTCACCAAGGCCTGCCAGTCTTGATTCATCATCAATGACAATCTCAAAACCCATCTCGGCATCCAGCACATTATTACCAAACTGCGTGCTAAGCTCGGAGAGTCTGGCGGAGACTTTGGCGTAACGCTCAGCAGCCTCACCTTCTAAAGTCACGCCCGACAACTTAAAATCAAGCAATGCATTATCAATCGCCTTTTTTTGAGCCTTGGAATAAGAGGCGTACTCTTTGCCCTGTTTTAGCTTATTAAAGGCATCATAAAGCGGTCGATACATCCCAAACCACGTATCAAACTCCGTCAAACTTTGCTTAGCTTCATTGAATACAGCACGCAGCGCGTCGGAACTTTTTAGCGAATGCAGCTGGCTGACCGCTGACCATGCACGCTCAAGCTTATTCTGCGCGTCTTCTAGCGGCGCATAGAAATTCTGCCAAGTGATGACGTCTTGCGCTGTTAATGTCTTAACGGCATTGGTGTTATATTCAATCAGATAGGTAATGGCAGGCTTGATGTGTTCAGGCGTGATCCTTGGGAAATCGGGCAAATTATGAAAGTCCAGCAAAGGATTACCCTGTAATGACTCGCTTAGCACAAGTGGTACAGAATTAGCCATACCAAACTTAGGCAAACTCATGGTAAGTGCAGTCCCCAATCCAAACTGCAAAAAACGACGGCGCTCCATATACTCTCCTTATAAATTCTAATCAGTGAATGAATCTAGTTAGCTTATGCAAACTTCGCCATCAAGTCAAGCCATTAATAAAAACACCGCCCATCATAGGCGGTGCGGTATGCTACAAGTTATTATATGCCGCGGCAGTTAGCATAATAAGTTACGCTGGCTGGCCAATCCGAAAAGATGCCCTTGACCCCAACCTCTCTATACAGCACATCGATCAATCGATACATGTCACCATCGTTATTTATGATGTCTTGGATGCCTGTATAGTACCAGCCACCGCCAGATGATAGCGGATATGAACGCTCAACCGTCCACGTCACAAGTCCAAAACCGTTCGCTTTGGCTTGTCTTGCAAATTCGCTCATCCGTAATTCACCGCCTTTATTGGTGACCAGCATCCACGTGGCAGGCGCAAGGTTTTGAATGCCTTTTTGTTTCAATTGTGCCAAATCATATTTCCAAGTGACAGGATTCTGCGGATCGAAATTCTTGCCATCTTTGGCACTATTGGCATCCTCCATCAAAAACACCGCCGTCTTGGCATAATCAGGATAATGCTCAATCCAATAAGTCAAATCATCAATATTAAATGACTGCACGCTGCTGTCATTCGCATGATAGCCTGCTTTCTTTAATGCCTTAATCAGATCCGCCCGATAATCATCATAAGTATAACCTTGATGCGGAATCACGGTTGGCTGCTTAAGTTCTGGCGTGACTTTTACGCCCATTTTCTTATAAAGTGCCAATGCTTCATCTAGGCTCATCAGCGTCGCATTTTGAGAATACAGATCTGTACGGAAAGCAGGCGTTGCATTTACGTACTCATCTACAGTGCGCGCCTTAGGATTGGCGGCATCTTGTTTACCTTTTAAGGTCTTAAATTCTGCCAATGTGATGTCGGAAGTTAGGCATTTGGCAGAAGCTTCCTTGATGAGCTTACCTGATGCGCCAAACTGGGCAGGCGTGAAATTCTGGGTGCATTTATTAGCAAGCGGAGTTTGCAAGATGTTCGTCGTGGTATGCAAATCAGCATCAGAATGACGACAGACCAGCTGGTGATCCTTGGTAAAGGCAACATCGCATTCTTGGATGCCTGCGCCTTGTCTGTTAGCGGCGATGTAGCTTTCGGCAGTATGTTCAGCGAACTGCAATGGAGCACCACGATGCGCGATTGAAAATTCTGTGCGTTTTGGCGTTTGGGCTTGGCAGCTTTTTAATTCTTGCTTTAATTTACCCTCATCCATGTCATCCAATAGATAAAAAGGCCTAGCACCGTAGCTAATGACAGGCTTGGCAAGTTCATCGCGAGCACCGTGAATTGGTGTGGATTTCGGCATCGATTGACACGCCATCATCAGCGGCAAAATGGCAAAAATACCCATACAAGAAAGCTTTTTAGAAAGCTGTTTTGAAGATTTCATAAATGACTCCATAAAAAACGTGAAGCCATCTTAATAAATATTTATGACAATTTAATAACAACACTTAAAACCACAAACCCCCCACCATCTCTGGCAGGGGGTTTTGACTTTGGTAAGTCGTTTGGCTTGTTTGCTGTTAAGACAATCTTATTAGATTAGTTCTTAACGTTAGCAACAACACCAGCACCTACGGTACGGCCACCTTCACGGATCGCGAAGCGTAGACCTTTGTCCATGGCGATTGGGTGGATAAGCTCAACGCTCATCTCAACGTTGTCACCAGGCATAACCATTTCAGTACCTTCTTGTAGAGTGATGGCACCAGTTACGTCAGTAGTACGGAAGTAGAACTGTGGACGATAGCCGTTTAGGAATGGCGTGTGACGACCACCTTCTTCTTTTGACAGTACGTATACTTCTGCGTCAAATTGGGTGTGCGGAGTGATTGAACCTGGCTTAGCAAGTACTTGACCACGTTGAACTTCTTCACGCTTAGTACCACGTAGTAGAATACCACAGTTCTCACCAGCACGGCCTTCGTCTAGAAGCTTACGGAACATCTCAACACCAGTACAGGTAGTCTTAGCAGTGTCTTTGATACCAACGATTTCAACTTCGTCACCAACTTTGATGATACCAGACTCAACACGGCCAGTTACAACAGTACCACGACCAGAGATTGAGAATACGTCTTCGATTGGCATTAGGAATGGACGATCGATGTCACGCTCTGGCTCAGGGATGTAGCTATCTAGAGTGCTTAGTAGCTCTAGGATAGCTGGCTCGCCATATTGACCTTGGTCGCCATTTAGACCTAGTAGTGCAGAACCTTTGATGATAGGAGTGTCATCACCAGGGAAGTCGTAGTCAGATAGAAGTTCACGCACTTCCATTTCTACTAGCTCTAGTAGTTCTTCATCATCTACTAGGTCGCACTTGTTCATGAATACCATGATGTAAGGTACGCCAACCTGACGAGATAGAAGGATGTGCTCACGAGTTTGTGGCATTGGGCCGTCAGTAGCTGCTACAACTAGGATAGCGCCGTCCATCTGTGCCGCACCAGTAATCATGTTTTTAACATAGTCGGCGTGGCCTGGGCAGTCTACGTGCGCGTAGTGACGTGCTTCAGTGTCATACTCGATGTGAGAGGTATTAATGGTAATACCACGTGCTTTTTCTTCTGGTGCTGAGTCAATTGCAGCGTAGTCCTTTGCTTCACCGCCGTGGTGCTTAGCAGCAACAGTTGCGATGGCAGCAGTCAATGTGGTTTTGCCGTGGTCAACGTGACCGATGGTACCAACGTTTACGTGTGGTTTGTTACGTTCGAACTTGGCTTTGGCCATGATACTATTCCTTTTAGAATGGTCTTAATCTGATTGATATAAGACAATTTAAACAATAAAAATTTAAATCTGCTACATTGATTGCAAGACATTCAAATAATGCTTGCAATCAAGTATTGTTAGATGAACAGATGAGTAAATTACTCGTCGTCGTCTTTAGCAGTGAACTTCTTGATGATCTCATCAGCAACGTTCTTCGGAGTCTCTTGGTATTTTGCGAATTCCATAGAGTAAGTCGCACGACCTTGAGACATAGAACGCATTTGGGTAGCATAACCGAACATCTCAGCAAGCGGTACTTCAGCGCGGATGGCTTTGGTGCCGCCAGGTAGATCGTCCATACCTTGAACCATACCACGACGACGGTTCAAGTCGCCCATGATATCGCCCATGTAGTCTTCTGGAGTCTCAACTTCTACCTTCATGATAGGCTCAAGCAATGCTGGAGAGGCTTGCATAAAGCCTTTCTTGAATGCCATAGAACCTGCCATTTTGAACGATAGTTCGTCAGAGTCAACGTCATGGTATGAACCATCATATAGAGTTGCTTTAACGTTAACTACTGGGTAGCCTGCTAGAACGCCGTTTTTCATACGCTCTTGGATACCTTTGTCTACTGCAGCGTGGTATTCTTTAGGTACAACACCGCCCACGATTTCTTCAGCAAATTCGTATTCCACTTCACCTTCAGGATCAAGCGGCTCAAGACGTAGCCAAACGTGACCGAACTTACCACGACCACCAGTTTGACGAACGAATTTACCTTCAACTTCAACAGTTTGACGGATCGTTTCACGGTATGCAACTTGAGGAGCACCGATGTTCGCTTCAACGTTAAATTCACGCTTCATGCGGTCAACGATAATGTCAAGGTGTAGCTCACCCATACCAGAGATGATGGTTTGACCTGATTCTTCATCGGTGCGTACACGGAATGAAGGGTCTTCTTTAGCCAGACGGCCTAGAGCGATAGACATCTTCTCTTGGTCAGCTTTGGTTTTTGGTTCAACCGCTAGGCTGATAACTGGATCTGGGAATTCCATGCGCTCAAGGGTGATAACATTGTCATTATCACATAGTGTATCACCAGTAGTTACGTCTTTTAGACCTACGAATGCTACGATGTCACCAGCACGGGCTTCGCTCACCTCTTCTTGTGAGTTAGCGTGCATCTCAACGATACGACCGATGCGCTCACGCTTCATCTTAACAGGGTTATATACGCTGTCACCTTGCTGAGCAACACCAGAATAGATACGTACATAAGTCAAGTTACCAACGTACTTATCGTTTTGAATTTTGAATGCCAAACCAGCAAATGGTTCATCATCAGAAGACTCACGAGTACCTTCGGTTTCATCTTTGTCATCTAGGATACCACGGATGGCTTCAACGTCATTTGGCGCAGGTAGGAATTCGATCACCGCGTCAAGCATACGCTGTACGCCTTTGTTTTTGAAGGCAGTACCACATAGCATTGGTTGGATTTCACATGCTAGTGTACGAGTACGAAGACCAGCTACGATGTCTTCACGAGACAGATCGCCTTCTTCTAGGTACTTGTCCATCAGCTCTTCTGAGCTTTCAGCTGCTGCTTCAACCATGTTGTTGCGCCATTCTTTAGCAACATCAACCAGGTCGGCAGGAATTTCGCCGTATTCAAACTTCATGCCTTGAGATTCTACATCCCAGATGATAGATTTCATCTCAAGCAGGTCAACAACACCTTCAAAGTTATCTTCAGCACCGATTGGCACAACTACAGGTACAGGGTTACCACCTAGACGAGTTTTTACTTGCTCAACTACGCGGAAGAAGTTCGCACCAGTACGGTCCATTTTGTTGACGAACGCAAGACGTGGCACTTTATATTTGTTAGCTTGACGCCATACAGTTTCTGACTGAGGCTGTACACCGCCAACCGCACAGTAAACCATACACGCACCGTCTAATACACGCATAGAACGTTCAACTTCGATGGTGAAGTCAACGTGGCCGGGGGTGTCAATTAGGTTGATGCGATGCTCTGGGAATTGATTAGACATACCTGACCAAAAGCAAGTGGTTGCTGCTGATGCGATGGTAATACCACGCTCTTGCTCTTGCTCCATCCAGTCCATGGTGGCAGCACCTTCGTGCACTTCACCTAGTTTGTGGTTCTTACCTGTGTAGAACAAAATACGCTCAGATGTGGTGGTTTTACCAGCATCGATGTGCGCAGAGATACCGATGTTACGATATCTGTTTAGGGGGGTTTTACGTGCCATAATTTTTCCTAGAAAAATTCTGATTAATTGGGTGTCTGATGGATAATATTAATCAACATTCATGACCAAAACATGACAATCAGACTTATATGGGCTGACTTGGATGATAAGGCATCATCCAAGTCAATGCACCTGTTATTAAGAAATGCTTGACAGCACTTCTTAAATTAGAAGCGGAAGTGCGAGAAAGCTTTGTTCGCATCAGCCATACGGTGAACATCATCACGTTTCTTGATGGCAGCGCCTTTACCTTCTGCTGCATCGTTTAGCTCACCAGCTAGACGTAGAGCCATTGATTTTTCAGAGCGCTTAGCAGCGGCGTCAGCCAACCAACGCATTGCTAGGGCAGTACGACGGGAGGGACGTACTTCCATAGGTACTTGGTAGGTAGCACCACCAACACGGCGAGCTTTAACTTCCACCGTTGGGCGAACGCTTTCTAGCACTTCTTCAAAGAATGCAACTGGATCTTCAACGTTGCGCTTAGCAGCAACAGTTTCTAGTGCGCCGTAAACGATTTTTTCAGCGACTGATTTTTTACCATCAACCATTACGTGGTTGATGAATTTTGCAATGGTTTGGCTGCCGAATTTAGGATCTGGTAGGATTTCACGGGCAGCGACGACACGACGTCTTGGCATAATAGTTTCCTTATATCTTCAGGATAATCTGGTATAAAAGCTAGCTTAACCAGCCTTACTGCATATGTGGGTTTGACACACCAAACCCTAAAATACGCAAATGATGTCTTTAGGCTTATGCCTTAGGACGCTTAGCACCGTACTTAGAACGGCCTTGTTTACGATCTTTCACGCCTGCACAGTCAAGTGCGCCACGCACGGTGTGATAACGAACACCTGGAAGGTCTTTTACACGACCACCACGGATCAATACAACACTGTGCTCTTGAAGGTTGTGACCTTCACCGCCGATGTAGCTAGATACTTCGTAGCCAGAAGTTAGACGTACACGGCACACTTTACGCATGGCTGAGTTAGGTTTTTTTGGAGTCGTAGTATATACACGAGTACAAACACCGCGACGTTGTGGGCAGGCTTGTAGTGCAGGTACTTTCGACTTTTCAGTAATGGTCTTACGACCTTTACGGATAAGTTGGTTTGTAGTTGCCATTGGCAATTTCTCCCGTTATTAACAATATGGCTATTTTTTATGTAATAGCCGACTATCCCCCTTTGGGGGCACTATATTATAGAGTCAAAGTCAAAAAAATTCAAGCACAAGCAAAAAATAACTTAGCTCATGCTTGAATATCATCAGTGATAACCAGCTTATGACAGCTGATAAGGCAATTTACTCATTTTTATCAGCGGGTTTTTCATTGAC
Proteins encoded:
- the nadD gene encoding nicotinate (nicotinamide) nucleotide adenylyltransferase gives rise to the protein MTIRAFLGGSFDPVHLSHLQMATHVHQAISQFIQNDPRGQFAQIDVSLLPTAGNPFKGKPTADTHRLEMLHLATQGTPINIDTHELTQTPPVYTINTARHLRQIYPNDRLIFIMGQDSLHALPTWKDGDEILDFVNIWAFMRGDFKPVGDLSDQVLENLTDDLGEFLPQNGRIYQDSTPITAMSSSMVRKMLTDHNPEARQFLTKMVLDYIDKHAIYA
- the rsfS gene encoding ribosome silencing factor, translated to MTNKQNTQNLSLDEQVKLATEALDDLKAKEITVMTVEHLTEVAERIVIANATSKRHVKALADKLGAAAKEAGLMPLGREGDKDSDWTLVDLGAVVVHIMTPQAREFYDLEGLWSSPEALQALAVQKA
- the bioA gene encoding adenosylmethionine--8-amino-7-oxononanoate transaminase translates to MILMDLDDLISFDRTHLWHPYASLPPTYDNHLISHADGVQLYMADGTPLIDGMSSWWASIHGYNHPRLNHAMTEQLGKMGHVMFGGLTHAPAIELGERLLGITPKNLTKIFYADSGSVAVEVALKMALQYQLARGLPHKNAFASTHSGYHGDTWHAMSVCDPVNSMHAMYGKQLPTQYFLPSPPLGFDTPLNDETRLDMDRFFGRYHDRLAGFIIEPIVQGAGGMRFYSPEYLSHLHALCQYYDVLLICDEIATGFGRSGAMFAVNHAGICPDIMTLGKALTGGYMSFGATMTTDKVANTIHDSLYPALMHGPTFMGNPLACAVACKSIDMVLAMDSPTVARAMQDKLSAHLSPLTSWQQVADVRVLGAIGVIEMRQPINMPIFQALLPKYGIWVRPFGKLVYLMPAYVMSDEDLALLCGKLVELLKEYFYGDTP
- the bioD gene encoding dethiobiotin synthase, whose protein sequence is MTTLFITGIDTDIGKTYATGVLARHLLDYGKSVITQKLIQTGVTGNIADDIITHRTLMGIDLYEVDKDGTTCPITLIKPASPHLSARLENQTIDVCQIDHATRLLERQFDTVLLEGAGGVLVPLTNHLLTLDYIKTHDYPVIVVTSARLGSINHTLLTLEAIHARGLRLFAVVFNHHFDTDGDISADTLSFLQNHVRENYPTALFLRLDGGQIMAFDEVADRF
- a CDS encoding NUDIX hydrolase, coding for MTNDFMNDKDSVFIDKQTVNLPITHRFYTLAQALADYRGVDILPYTDNNELLTGLVREGAIKHYQKLLNDNPPPQACVLIVITDEPRPRLLLTRRSASLNSHAGEVSLVGGKRDDTDKSSAEVALREACEEVGLVGADAQILGYLPMQISKKGLLVRPVVACVGAEVVDKLVPSEDEIARLFWLPFEVLQTVPMDRAFQRMPPNKTAKLHTPAWVYDCDDDGVPEVVWGLTGRILASLMEIGFGVRYAWYYKVV
- a CDS encoding NUDIX hydrolase → MSFCLQCGRPAAHAIPEGDTRPRLVCTSCGHIHYENPKMICGVLALHQDKILLCRRAIEPRYGLWTLPAGFMENGETMADGAKRETIEEAEGVAENLKLYALFDLPQWGQIHAMYLANLQDGKFGVGSESLECGLFSPDEIDMENLAFETVKQTIEHYLADKAALEKLGKDSDDFSNYPLHEICIDTHLVK
- a CDS encoding M3 family metallopeptidase, whose protein sequence is MERRRFLQFGLGTALTMSLPKFGMANSVPLVLSESLQGNPLLDFHNLPDFPRITPEHIKPAITYLIEYNTNAVKTLTAQDVITWQNFYAPLEDAQNKLERAWSAVSQLHSLKSSDALRAVFNEAKQSLTEFDTWFGMYRPLYDAFNKLKQGKEYASYSKAQKKAIDNALLDFKLSGVTLEGEAAERYAKVSARLSELSTQFGNNVLDAEMGFEIVIDDESRLAGLGDIALASAKKAAESKGVAGYCFGLDYPSYAAIVTYADDRALRRQMFEAYRTRASDQGPNAGKWDNTPIMNELAELRLERAKLLGFNSHAEYSLAKKMAESPAQVLEFLNDLLAKTHDKSKAEVKELEAYAKQNGLLAESDTLMPWDFAYLSEKLKQERYSIDREALRVYFPVDQVLSGMFELTERLFGVRVREKTSVPVIHEGVRFFELFKGGKHVASFYLDLFTRENKRSGAWHSSVIGRYKTSDGEIQLPVSMLVCNFGGASDDKPALLLHGEVETLFHEFGHGLHHMLTKVDMQAVSGINGVAWDAVEFPSQMLENWTWDVDTLALISKHYQTGESLPKDIIDKMLEAKNYQSATNIVRQLEFGLFDFRLHSEYQAGDHGAIARIREDIRQNISVMNDPEWIRTGHSFNHIFSGGYSAGYYSYLWSEVLASDGFTRFEREGLFNRKTGQDFVDVILSQGGSDEPMALFEKFMGRKPDITALLKSRGII